Proteins from a genomic interval of Oreochromis aureus strain Israel breed Guangdong linkage group 6, ZZ_aureus, whole genome shotgun sequence:
- the LOC120440645 gene encoding protein ZBED8-like, giving the protein MICNAKLSNSSLAPAKLKEHFLKLHGDGEYKNTTLAEFKVKRARFDERPTLPALGFVPVNKPILTASYEVAYLIAKQGKPHTIGETLVKPAALKMANLILGTAAEGKLSQIPLSNDTVSDRIEDMSKDILAQVVADLISSPAKFSLQLDESTDVANLSQLTVFVRYMKDDMIKEDFLFCKPLTTTTKAADVKKLVDDFFRDNNLSWDMVSAVCTDGAPVMLGRNSGFGALVKADAPHIIVTHCILHRHALATKTLPPKMAEVLKTVVECVNYVRNSALRHRIFSELCKEMGSEFEVLLYHSNVRWLSRGQVLNRVFAMRVELALFLQEHQHRHADCFKNPEFLLILAYMADIFAALNHLNQQMQGGGVNIIEPEEHLKAFQKKLTLWKRRTENNNFANFPLLDNCVSKVEDVSGIGDISVSMELKQSIATHLDELVKSLDRYFPTRESYPAWVRQPFTFAVDTADVNDEYLAEIIEIQQSQVQQQVFRTTTLSTFWCRQMDKYPVIAKKALDFFIPFVTTYLCEQSFSTMLDIKTKKRNRLCCENDMRLALAKVKPRISELVSQRQQQKSH; this is encoded by the coding sequence ATGATTTGCAATGCCAAGTTGAGCAACTCTAGTCTCGCACCGGCAAAACTAAAGGAACACTTCTTGAAGCTGCATGGAGACGGGGAATACAAGAACACAACACTTGCTGAATTCAAGGTGAAGAGAGCCAGATTCGATGAAAGGCCCACTCTGCCTGCTCTTGGATTTGTACCCGTTAACAAACCGATCCTCACAGCATCGTACGAAGTTGCTTACCTGATCGCAAAGCAGGGCAAGCCACACACCATTGGTGAAACACTCGTGAAACCAGCTGCGTTAAAGATGGCAAATCTGATACTCGGAACAGCGGCCGAAGGTAAATTATCCCAAATTCCTCTTTCAAATGACACCGTCAGCGACAGAATAGAAGACATGAGTAAAGACATCTTGGCTCAAGTAGTCGCTGATCTGATTTCAAGCCCGGCAAAATTCAGCCTTCAGCTCGATGAGAGCACAGACGTTGCTAATCTAAGCCAGCTTACTGTTTTTGTGCGCTATATGAAAGATGACATGATAAAAgaagattttttattttgtaagccTCTTACAACAACAACTAAGGCAGCCGATGTGAAGAAGCTTGTGGATGACTTCTTCAGAGACAACAATCTTTCATGGGACATGGTTTCTGCAGTTTGTACGGACGGAGCTCCAGTCATGCTGGGAAGAAACTCTGGCTTTGGTGCGCTAGTAAAAGCCGATGCACCACACATCATTGTGACTCATTGTATTTTGCACAGGCATGCATTGGCAACAAAAACCTTGCCTCCAAAAATGGCAGAAGTATTAAAAACTGTGGTGGAATGTGTGAACTATGTGCGAAATAGTGCTCTGAGGCACCGCATCTTCAGTGAGCTGTGTAAAGAAATGGGCTCTGAATTCGAGGTACTTCTGTACCATTCTAATGTTCGGTGGTTATCCCGGGGACAGGTGCTGAATCGTGTTTTTGCCATGCGTGTGGAATTAGCCCTGTTTTTGCAAGAGCACCAACACCGTCATGCAGATTGCTTCAAAAATCCTGAGTTCCTTCTCATTTTAGCGTACATGGCTGATATATTCGCAGCTCTCAATCATCTCAATCAGCAGATGCAGGGTGGTGGAGTCAATATCATAGAACCGGAAGAACACCTGAAGGCTTTTCAAAAAAAGCTAACGTTATGGAAACGACGAACAGAGAACAACAACTTCGCAAACTTCCCCCTTCTAGACAACTGTGTAAGTAAGGTCGAAGATGTGTCTGGAATCGGAGATATTTCTGTATCCATGGAACTGAAGCAATCAATTGCAACGCACTTAGATGAGCTTGTAAAGTCTCTCGACAGATATTTCCCTACAAGAGAGTCATATCCAGCATGGGTGAGACAGCCGTTCACGTTTGCTGTTGATACAGCAGATGTCAATGATGAATACCTTGCCGAAATCATTGAAATTCAGCAGAGCCAGGTTCAACAGCAAGTCTTCAGAACAACAACGCTCTCAACGTTTTGGTGTCGACAAATGGACAAGTATCCAGTTATTGCTAAGAAAGCCCTGGATTtttttataccatttgttacAACATATCTTTGCGAGCAATCCTTTTCGACGATGCTGGACATAAAAACGAAGAAAAGGAACAGACTTTGCTGTGAAAATGACATGAGACTGGCACTTGCCAAGGTGAAGCCACGCATATCTGAACTGGTCTCTCAAAGGCAACAGCAGAAGTCACACTGA